The proteins below come from a single Epinephelus moara isolate mb chromosome 19, YSFRI_EMoa_1.0, whole genome shotgun sequence genomic window:
- the rel gene encoding proto-oncogene c-Rel has product MQPLIGQFRLKGWSRRGIPPLLSSNKYYFSCPLSLIQLEVLQETITCDTTESESVCTMDVLMPSMLGDDPHLMAEPAIQIFEQPKQRGMRFRYKCEGRSAGSIPGEKSSDNNRTYPSLQILNYCGKGKVRVYLVTKNEPYRPHPHDLVGKDCKDGFYEAEFGPDRRVIAFQNLGIQCVRRREVKDAIVQRMTRGINPFNVPREQLLQTEEYDLNVVRLCIQVFLQDENGHFTRPLNPIVTNPIYDNRAPNTAELRICRVNKNSGSVKGGDEIFLLCDKVQKDDIEVRFFSSDGWEAKGSFSQADVHRQVAIVFKTPPYYNTSITESVTVHMQLRRPSDQEVSEPMDFRYLPDDKDPYGYNEKKRRREHLMKISGLSGGPFVGLMNRPKAVPQSTLSHMRKDLSNMYLRQQPTPSMQQQPAVFNQPYQPGSHNVMMTSPAPNVSVSQSWTNPNPALSMDTVTINQSGAMNNLPRPNRSNQQQPNRGPGYPNKVEHNTLPQLSMRDLQCLDTAPQAPAMSQMDSQAPFHMQHPREELASETRAQNHLGNQNQGLQTVWPNFSTTSTAQNTFTGGGGGSQGLGSFSFLGGMEGEDFLKDLVGGGSQTGFQLKQEPQITVAQESHASFMQSPRESQENTYTNLLPRPVSNCINMDPMRQDVSGNTQPLKNLHYSYQSNGMASDGHFSNLADWVKSTRQTD; this is encoded by the exons ATGCAGCCTCTCATTGGTCAGTTCAGACTAAAGGGGTGGAGTCGAAGGGGAATTCCCCCGTTGCTCTCTTCTAACAAATATTACTTTTCCTGTCCACTGTCACTCATTCAGCTCGAGGTTCTCCAAGAGACAATAACCTGTGATACGACcgagagtgagagtgtgtgcacCATGGATG TTCTTATGCCCTCCATGCTAGGGGACGATCCACACCTAA TGGCTGAGCCGGCGATCCAGATCTTCGAGCAGCCCAAGCAGAGGGGAATGCGTTTCAGGTACAAGTGTGAGGGTCGCTCAGCTGGGAGCATCCCCGGCGAGAAGAGCTCTGACAACAACAGGACGTACCCCAGTCTGCAG ATCCTCAATTACTGCGGTAAAGGGAAAGTACGTGTATATTTGGTGACGAAGAACGAGCCGTACCGACCGCATCCACACGACCTGGTGGGGAAGGACTGCAAAGACGGATTCTACGAGGCCGAGTTTGGCCCAGACCGCAGAGTGATCGC TTTCCAGAATCTGGGGATCcagtgtgtgaggaggagggaagTGAAAGATGCGATCGTACAGAGGATGACCAGAGGGATCAACCCCTTCAATG TGCCACgtgagcagctgctgcagacagaGGAGTACGACTTGAACGTGGTTCGCCTGTGCATCCAGGTTTTCCTGCAGGACGAGAATGGCCACTTCACCAGACCACTCAACCCCATCGTCACCAACCCTATCTACGACAACA GGGCCCCAAACACAGCAGAGCTGAGGATCTGCCGGGTCAACAAGAACAGTGGCAGTGTCAAGGGAGGCGATGAGATCTTCCTACTGTGCGACAAAGTACAGAAAG ATGACATCGAGGTGCGATTCTTCTCCTCTGATGGCTGGGAAGCCAAAGGCTCCTTCTCCCAGGCCGATGTTCATCGCCAAGTTGCCATCGTCTTCAAGACTCCGCCCTACTATAACACCTCCATAACAGAGTCGGTCACTGTGCACATGCAGTTGCGCCGACCTTCCGATCAGGAAGTCAGCGAACCAATGGATTTCAGATACCTGCCCGATGACAAAG ATCCATATGGCTACAATGAGAAAAAGCGCAGAAGAGAGCACTTGATGAAGATATCAGGATTGTCAG GTGGTCCTTTTGTTGGTCTGATGAACAGGCCAAAGGCAGTGCCACAAAGTACCTTGAGTCACATGCGGAAAG ACCTCAGCAACATGTACCTGAGGCAACAGCCCACACCTTCAATGCAGCAACAACCTGCTGTATTCAATCAGCCCTACCAACCTGGCTCTCACAATGTaatgatgacatcaccagctCCGAATGTATCAGTCAGCCAATCATGGACAAATCCCAACCCAGCACTCTCAATGGATACAGTCACCATAAACCAGTCTGGTGCTATGAACAATCTGCCACGTCCTAATAGAAGCAACCAACAGCAGCCAAACCGTGGACCTGGTTATCCCAACAAAGTGGAGCACAACACCCTCCCTCAGCTCTCCATGAGAGACTTACAGTGCTTGGATACAGCCCCCCAGGCCCCTGCAATGAGCCAGATGGATTCCCAGGCGCCCTTCCACATGCAGCACCCAAGGGAGGAGCTTGCGTCTGAGACCCGGGCCCAGAACCATCTAGGCAACCAGAACCAGGGTCTGCAGACTGTGTGGCCCAATTTCAGTACCACCAGTACAGCTCAGAACACCTTtactggaggtggaggggggtcACAGGGGCTGGGCTCTTTCTCCTTCCTAGGGGGAATGGAAGGGGAAGATTTTCTGAAGGACCTGGTGGGAGGAGGGTCTCAGACTGGCTTCCAGCTGAAGCAGGAGCCCCAGATCACAGTGGCACAAGAAAGCCATGCTTCTTTCATGCAGTCCCCACGGGAAAGCCAAGAAAATACTTACACCAACTTGCTTCCTCGTCCCGTGAGCAATTGCATCAACATGGATCCAATGAGGCAAGACGTTAGTGGCAACACCCAGCCTCTTAAAAATCTGCATTACTCTTACCAAAGCAACGGCATGGCCTCTGATGGCCacttttcaaatttggctgaCTGGGTCAAATCAACTCGGCAAACCGACTAA